The Pectinophora gossypiella chromosome 15, ilPecGoss1.1, whole genome shotgun sequence genome segment GATTTATGCTTGTCATACACGCGAAATTGTCAttcttgtaagtaagtataacataAAGAGACAAACAGGAGCGAGATCGGCCGGTAAAAGTGCAGGTGCAATTAGAGCGAGTTGATCGAGACGAGATAGGGATAATAACGTCGATTATAGAGAGAGCAGACGCGCCGAGAAATGGAGTAGGCGGCGCCTCGGGTCGCGCTTCGATCCGATTGATAGGTAAAGGGGAAAGGAGATACAATTAAACATAAACACAGCGCGGCAtcctctatttttactcatctAACGTGCATTAGCCGTCACTAGGAAAATAAAATCCGAACAGCTTCAAAAAGACTTCTGATTCTGACATCTTgtgaaaaaatcacgaaataaagtcataaacaaacataaagatCACAATCTAAAAGCAATTGTCGAAGAGCCTGCGAAACTTTTCCTCCATTATCCACGGAGAAAACATTTCACAAAATGAAAAACGGTTTCACCTGAGCGCGGGTCACGGCCCTGCTTGAGAGAGACGTGATAGTCAATTAAGATAGTCGCCGGCAAACGACAATCGCCACATAATTATCTCGCTCATTCGTCGTGACCGAACTGAAATTACCATTGCATTAGAGCGCAGGGAGGGTTATTGTGCATCACAATCAAAACTATATCAGCCGGCTGCTGCCGCGCCAGCGTTCAGTCTCCGCGCGCCTCGCCAGCGCGCCGTCACGCGACCCGACGAAAGTGAAATTACCACGATGAAACTGACAGTGCGACTAGTAACCTTTTGCGCATTGGCATTGGCCTACGCGGATCCTAATGACCCGACGCAAATCGAAAAATACAACGAGAAAGTGAAGACGTACCAGTTGGATGTGCCTGGAAAACAACCTATCACCATTATCGAAGCTGGACCCGTAACTGAGCCACAACATCGATGGGAAGAAATTGCCGTGGATAAGGATGATATTGAAGTGAAAAATTTAATGACGCACATAGTTCACGACGTTAACGATAATAACCCCCGGTGTTACGGGCCGTCGTGTCAAGAAGGGTTTAACGGGGAAGAAGGACCACAAAAAGAGTTTGATGACTATATTTTAGATACAGATAAAGTTAAAGATTACCGCGATTTCTCCAAGGATCGTCTAGAAGCAATAACAGCACTTGCGGCGAAACTCAAAAAAGACAAATTAAAAGCGGATCGTTATTCATCCTTGAATAATGATGAACCTGAGGATGATGATGGAAATGGAAAAGTGTACACTTCATGGAACAGACTGAAGGTCAAACAGCACAAACATCCCTATGATGACAAAGATGGGTGGGTGACATTGGAACCAGTGGCATGGTCTACCAGCAAGATATCGAAATGGAAgccaaatatcaagaaacatAAACCCACTGTTTGGAATGATGATCAAGATAGGTTTCCTACTGACGATCCCTACAATTCTTACCAAGGAATGGGGAACAGTTACAATTACCCACAAAAGAAACCTACTCCCACTTCTATGCCCCGACCACAGTATATTAACAACAAATTGCACGTACCAATAGATTATGATGCGGAAATACCTTCAAAACCGTCATGGGCAAAGCCCCAGCAAAGTTCTTTTACATCAACATGGTCTCCAGATGAAAGCAGGCGTCCTCACAGACCTAACTGCGATTCACATGAAAGTTACCCTGCCGATGATTCAGTATATTATGGAATATCAGATTCAGTAGTAACTGATCATCGTCCTTCTAATTTCCCTCACGAGTATGAAGCTTTACATCAGGCGGTAGTGCACCGACCTCTTCGTCGACCTACTCAAGTGGTATATGCGGGGTCATCAGATTTTGACAGCGACCGTTCATCGCGACCTCCTTATGGCGATGGGCAGTGGGTATTACTTTCAACTACAAAAGGATATCGGAATAAAAAGCGTCAGAGGTCACTGAACCCTGCTGCCTCCGACGACCGCACGGATTACCCGTCCGTGACGTCACACCAAGCGGTAGCGTTGACAGTGTTGCCAGTAGACAACGCGCATACAAACATGACGACTTCTCATGGAGGGTTATTGGAGGTGGAGAAGAGCTTCCAAACTGTAGAAGAATCGAAGCGTGATATGGATAAGTTGCAGGATTTAGGTACGGCAGGGACGCAGCATAAGCCGGTTTATAATAGAGTGGTTAAGAGAAAGATAGTTTCGAACGTGTCGCCTGATAGTTCGACGGTACTGGCGGCTGTGGGTGCGGGTATGGTTCCTGCTACTATGGCCATGGTCGTGCCCATGATGCTCGGGCGCCGGCGGCGGAGAGACCTCAGTGAATCAATACCTGAACAAATACACATGCAAAATATCTATTACAGATATCAATAGACTTTAttcgtaatttatttaaattatttatttatttattataagtacttaattaatatatgACTGTGATTGTTGTTAAGTTTGAATGGATATGCGTGAAATGTTTGCGAGTACTCAAACGTACTTAGATGTAAGATAGTAAAAATGCCACGATTGTATTTGGGTGCCTCGAATCTGTTGCTTGTGTACCTTTTACAATGGCCTTCATTAgtttaattcattaatttatttgacgAAAAATAAAACGACAAAGTGtttgaagtatttttattttatcttatttaacaTGTGCGTAGAatgcaaaatatttaaataattcttaattataattttctatATATCTTAGACAATCtaagcaaaaatatatttataatagacTTAAGCAAATCACATAACCTTCAATATCAACACGAATTGAACTACTCAGAATCAAAAATAGAATTTTTGATAAATTACCAAGATTTGAACTTtctttaggtaagtatattaaataataagtaactgCAGATAAATAAGTAGTTTGATAAAGATAGTAATCGTCATGTCACATTGTTATTTTAGTCaggttattttactatttaacaAACTCATGACGATTTGTACTGTTTAGTAGAGTGAATTTAGTAATACTCTTGTTGTCTCATTAAACAACACATACTAGATACACTCAAAAGTCACAGTCAGAGATCTTTATATCGATAAAAGTTTATAATCGTAGGTCGGCGTATGGCTGACTGTTATTGCTAGCTCAGATTTTCACCGccacgtttatttttttaactgattgTTACgggtataataaattatatttttgaagtgttgaatttcataatatttaattagtacTTGTAGTAGACCTCGCCGGGTTGGCAGTACATGTGTCCGGTCCGGATGGCTTCCATCAGGTATTTGACGCTGAACAGGCAAACTACGAGGAGCACTGTGGACATTTACAACCATTACATTTGAGAGAAAGTGGGCATGATCATAGATCTGGGTTATTCCTGGTTCAGCGCATCTCTCCGGCAATACAGCAAAGGAACGCTGACAGTTTGATAGGTTTGGCTGGAGATGATTCGGCGTGGTCTTTTGGAGTAAGTAATGTTGACAAAGCttattgcttcttcttctatcgtgtgggttgtgaggtgaattaccaacctcatcaactctggtgtcagggttattattgagcgaccaaaagcccctgacatggcttattgCTGTTTGTTGTTGTTCTTTGACGCAGCTTGTGTGGATTTCTGTATTCTAAATGATCTTTTTGTATTTCAAAAGATATTTTCTAAAGTATGTATAGGAAGTAAATGATTACGAGCATCCATATagcaaaaaaatgataaaaaagctTGAGACTTGAAACAACTTGAGACAATGAAAATagttagggggatgattcagaccatgattctgagtagatcaagtggattttcctgtcggaaaattcatgaaagtgttagtgttttgtttttaattattttccattccatacttttgcgacggaagattcaacttgatatcaaattaGAATTATGGTCTagatcatccttcaaagttttcgttacgatgtcactaacaccttatatGTGTCTGCCTGTCCGGAATATTATATCTGGTCATTAGCAAGTGGTTACATGATTATTCATTTACTAGTATTTGGCATTACAATTGTGGTGTATTAACTATTTCACTTACAAATTATACTCTTTTCAGGCACTTGAATGAATTCATAGCAAATAAAGTATCTTAGAATAGATGAGTG includes the following:
- the LOC126373050 gene encoding uncharacterized protein LOC126373050; this encodes MKLTVRLVTFCALALAYADPNDPTQIEKYNEKVKTYQLDVPGKQPITIIEAGPVTEPQHRWEEIAVDKDDIEVKNLMTHIVHDVNDNNPRCYGPSCQEGFNGEEGPQKEFDDYILDTDKVKDYRDFSKDRLEAITALAAKLKKDKLKADRYSSLNNDEPEDDDGNGKVYTSWNRLKVKQHKHPYDDKDGWVTLEPVAWSTSKISKWKPNIKKHKPTVWNDDQDRFPTDDPYNSYQGMGNSYNYPQKKPTPTSMPRPQYINNKLHVPIDYDAEIPSKPSWAKPQQSSFTSTWSPDESRRPHRPNCDSHESYPADDSVYYGISDSVVTDHRPSNFPHEYEALHQAVVHRPLRRPTQVVYAGSSDFDSDRSSRPPYGDGQWVLLSTTKGYRNKKRQRSLNPAASDDRTDYPSVTSHQAVALTVLPVDNAHTNMTTSHGGLLEVEKSFQTVEESKRDMDKLQDLGTAGTQHKPVYNRVVKRKIVSNVSPDSSTVLAAVGAGMVPATMAMVVPMMLGRRRRRDLSESIPEQIHMQNIYYRYQ